Genomic window (Sinorhizobium sojae CCBAU 05684):
GTCCCGCAAAGTGCCTCTGCGCAAAGCGCGGATAATTCTTGCTGGACAGGCCGGCAGTGAACGAGGTCAGCGGAAGGCTCTTGGAAACGCTGTTTTAATCAGTGCGTCTTAAAGCAGGAAGGAAGTCATCTGGCAAGCAGACAAGGCTAAGCGAGGTGTACCAGTTATCGTTCGAGCGGACGGGGTTCGGCTCGTCTCCGGCCGTATGCGAGAAGCGTTGCCGGTTGACAGCTGTCAACATCCCGGCCGTTGCAAAGGCGAAGAGCGACGGGGCGTCCATGGCCGATCGGCTGCGTAGCGGATTGCCGACCGGGCGGCGCTGTTGACAGCTGTCAACTCTGTGCCGAACGCCGGCGGAATACCCGCGGCTCCGTGCCCGATCTCAGACGAGGCGGCGAGAAGCCGAAATTTCGGCCTTACGCCTCGGCTCATACCGGCCAGAGAAGGGGCCCCCGACATGCGAGATGGACACGGCGGGCAGGTGCGGGTCAATTCAGCCCTGACACGATATTTCGGTGGGCAATTCCCGCAGTACCTGTGACGGAAAGGAATCGCGTGTTACTTTCCGTTTCGCCGCCGAAGCAACGCTATTTTAATGAGATACGAAATCCTCGATCCTTTGCATCCGACCCTTCTTCCGGCCCTGATCGCGGCGGAGGACGGGCTTGCGCGCCTCGATGAGAGGGCGGCCCGGCATGCCGTCGCCGAAGGCTTTCGCGAACGCGGGCAATTCTTCGATGCCGTTGCCGCCCTGTGGGTCGCAGGCGAATTGGTGCATGTCGAGGATCTCGTTCTACATGATTCGCATATGGATGCGCGAGCGCCATCCCATGAATTGACGATTGCACATGCGGTGTTGCGGGCGCGGCGGCGGCTCGAATTGGCCGAGCCCGGATGGGCACTGTCGGCGCAGGGACTCGATGCGCTGCGGGGAGAGCAGGGCGGCCGAGCGGAAAAGGAAGGGGCAGAGCTCGCCGCCAGCCGTCAGGACGCGATGAACCAGCCGGAGTTTGCGGACCAGGATGCGGAGGAAAACCCGCTCGCCGGCGAGTTTGCCGAACTCGATGCGGCGCTTGCGCGCTCGCAGCGGTTGCTGGAGAGCCACGGCCAGAGTTTCGCCGAGGCCGGAGCGCTGTCGCAGCCTGTATCCAGGGAAAGCCAGGAACCCGCCGGTCAACTCGGACTGCTGTTCGAGGAGGATTGGGACGAGGCCGCCCGGCTTGACGCCTGGCGTGCCGTCCTGCCGACGGCCGATCAGCTGCCGGCGACGTTGGGGGCCGCAATCCTCTTCGATGCCTGGGAACGCCTCGAGCCGTTGCGTCGCCAGCACTGGCTCGGCTCACTTCTCGTCGGGGCCTATCTCAGCTTTCGCGGCAAAACGGCGTCGCATGTCCTTGCCTTCAATACTGGGCTGAAGACGATCCGCCATGATCGCCGCCGGTCGAAGGACAGGCTGACCCGCCTCCATGCTTTCCTCGAGGCATTGGCGGCAACGGCCGATCTCGGCCTCAAGGAACTCGACCGGCTGTCGCTCGCAAGGACGCAGATGGAGATCAGGATCAGGGACCGCCGCTCGAACAGCAACCTGCCGGGGCTGATCGAACTCGTTCTGTCGCGGCCGATCGTCTCGACCGCGCTGATTTCCCGCCGGCTCGGCGTGACGCCGCGGGGCGCGCTCAATCTCGTGCGCGAACTCGGGCTACGCGAGATGACCGGCAGGGGCCGCTATCGCGGCTGGGGCGTGCTGTAGCGAGCCCCAACTCGCCGGCACAGGCGATTGCAAGCTGCCGATCGGATGGCGCCGAGTCGTCGTCAGGCGGCTCACTGCAGTTGCTTTGGAGAACGCATACCGATAATATTATGGTACACCGTAATATACATGCTACACTCCTCAACTGACAATTGTCCGGCCGACCAAAATTGAGGTGAGATGATGAACGCTGATTTGCGGGAAACCCACATACGCGTGGAGCGTCCATCCAAAACGCTACGGGAATTGGCGCTCGAGAAGGTCCGGGATGCGATTGTGGAGGGCTACTTCAAACCTGGCGAACGTCTCGTGGAGCGCGACCTCTGTGCCCAACTTGGCGTCAGCCGCACGATCGTTCGCGAAGTGCTCCGGCATCTCGAGTCCGAGGGGCTAGTCGCCAACTTGCCGAACAAGGGACCGATCGTTGCGCTTCTGGACCTGAATGAGGCAAAGCAGATTTACGAGATCCGCGGCGCCTTGGAGGCAATGGCCGCGCGCCTGTGCGCTGAGCGCGGCGACCCGGCAATCGTCGAAGCCCTTGAGGCGTCGTTGACGGAAATTCGGCTGTGCTATGCTGCGAAGGACATGGCAGGCGTTCTTAGCCAGACCAATGCATTCTACCAGACCCTGTTCACCAAGGTCGATCGGCACGTCGCCTGGGGCGTCGTGAACCTTCTGACTGTCCGGATCAACCATCTGCGCTCCATGACGATCAAGACCGAGAACCGCAACGTCGAGGGCCCGGCGCAGATGCAACGGATCGTCGACGCGATCAGAAGGGGGGATGGCGATGCGGCCCACAAGGCTGCCCTTGACCATGTCGCCCGTGCTGCGGCGATCGCGGAAGCGCTTCTGGCGGCACAGCAGACGCAAGAATAATTGCGGTTCGGCCGCATCGGCCCGAACCCGGACCCGATTTTCGGAAAGCACGATGCGGAGGTTGATGGGCCTACAGCGTCCTTCGGGCGTTCCCAAGGAGGCGCGGCGCCGTAAGGCAGAAAGGGGTTGCCGCCCCTGACGAACAACGGCGTCGGCAAAAGCCCCCGTTGGGCGGCTCTCCATTGTCCGGCATTCGCGGCTTGTGCGGCAGTCTTCGCTGCTTAACGGCCACCTTTGCGTCGTGGCTTCCTCAAGACAGTTGATAGGAAAAAACATCCGCGGTCGAAAGGCCGTGCTACCGACCATCCGGTTTCGAGCCTGGCAAACGGCTGCCAGCGAGCAAGCGCCGCGCCACGCGAGCACGTTGACCCCTTCAACGCACTCTGACGCGCGCGTACACCACCCTGGCTCGCTGCCACCGAACGCTCCCGCCCAAGCTGCTGCTCTGTTCAACATCGCCGACAAGACGTCCCGGCGGAGCTACCCAAACTTGAGTCTTGACGTGCTAATATTATGGTATACCATAAGACCATATCACAGGAAGGATGCCCGATGCCCATTCAGATCCGCAAGACGTTGCTTCAGACCGAGACAACCCTGATTGAGGGAGGCAAGGCCGCCCCGCAGCCGTTGAAGCTGTTTTCGGCGCTGGCGGTGGTGAAAAATCCGTGGGCCGGGCGGGGCTTCGTCGAAGATCTCAAGCCGGAGATCCACGCGGCAGCACCCGTGCTCGGAGAGCTCCTGACCAGGATGATCATCGATGCCGTTGGCTCGGGCGAAGCAGTCGAAGCCTATGGCAAGGCTGCCGTCGTCGGGCTTGACGGTGAGATCGAGCATGCCTCGGCGCTCATCCACACGCTGCGCTTCGGCAATCATTATCGCCAAGCGGTCGGCGCCAAGTCATACCTTGCCTTCTCCAATACGCGCGGTCCCGCCAATGCCCCCGTCATGATCCCCCTGATGGACAAGAAGGACGAGGGGCGCCGTTCCCACTACCTGACGATCCAGACCGCTATTCCCGATGCGCCGGCCGCCGACGAAATCGTCGTGGCCCTTGGCGCTTCGATCGGCGGACGCCCTCACCATCGTATCGGCGACCGCTACCAGGATCTGAAGGATCTCGGTCAGGACGTCGCCAATCCGGCCGGCGTCTGAGCGGCGGGCGCTTCGATGCACACGGTCACGTCAAACACGTCTGAGGTGTGCGGCGCGTCCCTCCCGCGCAAGACCACTGCGCGGGGAGCCGCTTACTTCGAAGCCGGCGACGGCGAGACGTTGATCCTCATCCACGGGGTCGGCATGCGGCTCGAGGCCTGGGCACCGCAGATCGCGGCCTTCGCAAAAACCCACCGGGTCATCGCGGTGGACATGCCCGGGCATGGCGGAAGCGAAAAAATCCCCGCGGGAAGTACAGTCACGGACTTCGTCGCGTGGTTTGGCCGCTTCCTCGACGACATGAGGATCGCACGTGCGAATATTGCCGGACATTCGATGGGAGCGCTCATTTCCGGCGGCGCTGCGGCAAGCTTTGCCGACCGGATCATCCGCCTCGCTTATCTCAACGGCGTCTATCGCCGCGATCCGGCGGCAAAGGCGGCAGTTCTGGCGCGCGCGGCGGCGATCCGCACCAGCGGCGTCGACACGAAGGGGCCGTTGCTCAGGTGGTTCGGCGATGATCCGCAGAGCCAGCGGGCGCGCGAACTCACCCGTGCCTGGTTGGAGGGGGTCGATCCGGAGGGCTACGCAATCGCCTATACCGCCTTTGCCAGCGGCGATGAAACCTATGCTGATTGCTGGCCCTCCGTCACCTGCCCCGCCCTTTTTCTCACGGGCTCCGGAGACCCGAATTCGACACGGGAAATGGCCGAGCAGATGGCGTCCCGGACGCCGAACGGATGGGTGCGCATCGTCGATGGCCACAGACACATGGTCAATCTGACCGCACCGGAGACCGTCAATGCGCTGATGGCGGAATGGCTGACTTGCAGGGAGAAACCGGTATGAGCGTCCAAGAATTCGAACCGAGAGCCTTGCGTGACGCTTTCGGCGCATTTGCGACCGGAGTGACGGTGGTGACGGCAAACGATGCGGCGGGCCGGCCGATCGGCTTCACGGCCAATTCCTTCACGTCGGTCTCGTTGGATCCGCCGCTGCTGCTCGTCTGCCTGGCCAAGACCTCGCGCAATTATGCGACGATGACCGGCGCGGAGCGCTTCGCCGTCAACATCTTGTCCGAGACGCAGAAGGACGTCTCCAATACATTTGCCCGGCCCGTGGAGGATCGGTTTGCCGCCGTCGATTGGCGGAAGGGGCCGAATGGCTGCCCGATCTTTTCGCAGGTGGCGGCTTGGTTCGAATGTTCGATGCAGGACCTAATCGACGCCGGCGATCATGTCGTCATGATCGGGCGCGTCACCGCCTTCGAAAACAGTGGTCTGAATGGCCTGGGCTATGCCCGCGGCGGCTATTTCACACCCAGGCTGGCGGGCAAGGCCGTGTCGGCGGCCGTCGGGGGAGAAATTCGTCTCGGCGCAGTGCTCGAGCAGCAGGGCTCGGTCTATCTCTTGGGCGATGAAACGCTGTCGATCCCGAGTTGCACTGTGGAAGGCGATGACCCCGCCCGGACGCTGGCGGCGCATCTCGAGCAATTGACCGGGCTCACCGTCACCATCGGCTTTCTCTATTCGGTCTACGAAGACAAGAGCGATGGACGCCAACACATCGTCTATCACGCGCTTGCCGGCGATGGGGCGCCACGGGAAGGCCGGTTTCTGAGGCCGGAGGACGCCGCCGCGGCGAAATTCAGCAGCACCGCGATCGCCGACATCATCAATCGTTTCGTGCTCGAAAGCACGATCGGCAATTTCGGCATGTATTTCGGCGACGAGACCGGCGGCACGGTACGCCCGATCGCGAAGAAGGACGCACGTTCATGAAATTCTCGCTTTTCGTTCACATGGAGCGCCTGGATGCGTCGCAGGACCACAAGACGCTATACGAAGAATTCGTCGCGCTCTGCGAGATCGCCGACAAGGGCGGCATGCATGCGATCTGGACCGGTGAACATCACGGAATGGAGTTTACCATTGCGCCGAACCCCTTCGTTACGATTGCCGATCTTGCCCGCCGCACCAAGACTGCGCGGCTTGGAACCGGCACGGTGATCGCCCCGTTCTGGCATCCGATCAAGCTTGCCGGCGAAGCCGCGATGACGGATCTGATCTGCGACGGGCGGCTCGACATCGGAATTGCGCGCGGCGCCTATTCCTTCGAGTACGAGCGGTTGTTGCCGGGCCTTGATGCCTGGAGTGCCGGGCAGCGTATGCGCGAGCTTATTCCTGCGGTGAAGGGGATCTGGGCGGGTGACTATGCCCATGACGGCGAGTTCTGGAAATTCCCCGCTACGACCTCGTCGCCGAAGCCGCTGCAGAAGCCCCATCCGCCGATATGGGTCGCCGCGCGCGATCCGAACTCGCACGAATTCGCCGTTGCGAACGGCTGCAACGTGCAGGTGACCCCGCTCTGGCAGGACGACGACGAGGTGCGGAGCTTGATGGGTCGGTTCAACGACGCCTGCGCGAAGAGCCCTGAGGTCGAGCGGCCGAAGATCATGCTGCTGCGCCACACCTATGTCGGCTCCGACGAGGCGGATATCGCGCGAGCCGCGCATGAGATGAGCGTCTACTACAACTATTTCTTCGCCTGGTTCAAGAACGAAAGGCCGATCACACAAGGCCTCATCGAGCGGATTCCGGATGAGGAAATTGCCGCCAACGCCATGCTCTCGGCCGAGGTGATGCGACGCAACAACGTCGTCGGCGCAGCCGACGAGGTTATCGCTCGCATCAAGAGCTACGAGGCGATGGGGTATGATGAATACTCCTTCTGGATCGATACGGGCATGAGCTTCGAGCGCAAGAAGGCCTCGCTCGAGCGTTTCATCGCCAACGTTATGCCGGCATTTGCGGAGTAGGGCACATGCAGCGCTTCCAGTATTACATCAACGGTGAATTCGCGGATGGCGAAGCCCGGTTCGAAAGCATCGACCCCGCCACGGGCCTTGCCTGGGCGGAGATGCCGGAGGCACGGGAAGCGGACGTCGATCGTGCCGTCGAGGCTGCACACAAAGCCTTTCACGATGGGCCGTGGCCGAAACTTTCCGCCACCCAGCGAGGCAAGCTTCTCTACAGGCTTGCCGATCTCGTCGCCGAGAAT
Coding sequences:
- a CDS encoding alpha/beta fold hydrolase → MHTVTSNTSEVCGASLPRKTTARGAAYFEAGDGETLILIHGVGMRLEAWAPQIAAFAKTHRVIAVDMPGHGGSEKIPAGSTVTDFVAWFGRFLDDMRIARANIAGHSMGALISGGAAASFADRIIRLAYLNGVYRRDPAAKAAVLARAAAIRTSGVDTKGPLLRWFGDDPQSQRARELTRAWLEGVDPEGYAIAYTAFASGDETYADCWPSVTCPALFLTGSGDPNSTREMAEQMASRTPNGWVRIVDGHRHMVNLTAPETVNALMAEWLTCREKPV
- a CDS encoding RHE_PE00001 family protein, giving the protein MRYEILDPLHPTLLPALIAAEDGLARLDERAARHAVAEGFRERGQFFDAVAALWVAGELVHVEDLVLHDSHMDARAPSHELTIAHAVLRARRRLELAEPGWALSAQGLDALRGEQGGRAEKEGAELAASRQDAMNQPEFADQDAEENPLAGEFAELDAALARSQRLLESHGQSFAEAGALSQPVSRESQEPAGQLGLLFEEDWDEAARLDAWRAVLPTADQLPATLGAAILFDAWERLEPLRRQHWLGSLLVGAYLSFRGKTASHVLAFNTGLKTIRHDRRRSKDRLTRLHAFLEALAATADLGLKELDRLSLARTQMEIRIRDRRSNSNLPGLIELVLSRPIVSTALISRRLGVTPRGALNLVRELGLREMTGRGRYRGWGVL
- a CDS encoding amino acid synthesis family protein; translated protein: MPIQIRKTLLQTETTLIEGGKAAPQPLKLFSALAVVKNPWAGRGFVEDLKPEIHAAAPVLGELLTRMIIDAVGSGEAVEAYGKAAVVGLDGEIEHASALIHTLRFGNHYRQAVGAKSYLAFSNTRGPANAPVMIPLMDKKDEGRRSHYLTIQTAIPDAPAADEIVVALGASIGGRPHHRIGDRYQDLKDLGQDVANPAGV
- a CDS encoding LLM class flavin-dependent oxidoreductase, translating into MKFSLFVHMERLDASQDHKTLYEEFVALCEIADKGGMHAIWTGEHHGMEFTIAPNPFVTIADLARRTKTARLGTGTVIAPFWHPIKLAGEAAMTDLICDGRLDIGIARGAYSFEYERLLPGLDAWSAGQRMRELIPAVKGIWAGDYAHDGEFWKFPATTSSPKPLQKPHPPIWVAARDPNSHEFAVANGCNVQVTPLWQDDDEVRSLMGRFNDACAKSPEVERPKIMLLRHTYVGSDEADIARAAHEMSVYYNYFFAWFKNERPITQGLIERIPDEEIAANAMLSAEVMRRNNVVGAADEVIARIKSYEAMGYDEYSFWIDTGMSFERKKASLERFIANVMPAFAE
- a CDS encoding flavin reductase family protein produces the protein MSVQEFEPRALRDAFGAFATGVTVVTANDAAGRPIGFTANSFTSVSLDPPLLLVCLAKTSRNYATMTGAERFAVNILSETQKDVSNTFARPVEDRFAAVDWRKGPNGCPIFSQVAAWFECSMQDLIDAGDHVVMIGRVTAFENSGLNGLGYARGGYFTPRLAGKAVSAAVGGEIRLGAVLEQQGSVYLLGDETLSIPSCTVEGDDPARTLAAHLEQLTGLTVTIGFLYSVYEDKSDGRQHIVYHALAGDGAPREGRFLRPEDAAAAKFSSTAIADIINRFVLESTIGNFGMYFGDETGGTVRPIAKKDARS
- a CDS encoding GntR family transcriptional regulator, translating into MNADLRETHIRVERPSKTLRELALEKVRDAIVEGYFKPGERLVERDLCAQLGVSRTIVREVLRHLESEGLVANLPNKGPIVALLDLNEAKQIYEIRGALEAMAARLCAERGDPAIVEALEASLTEIRLCYAAKDMAGVLSQTNAFYQTLFTKVDRHVAWGVVNLLTVRINHLRSMTIKTENRNVEGPAQMQRIVDAIRRGDGDAAHKAALDHVARAAAIAEALLAAQQTQE